The following proteins are co-located in the Xiphophorus maculatus strain JP 163 A chromosome 8, X_maculatus-5.0-male, whole genome shotgun sequence genome:
- the marveld2 gene encoding MARVEL domain-containing protein 2, translated as MSYGGGYHGRTERVRQSPLYDQVPHESLPLAESYDLQPLKEQRSPHLAKSADPLPPPPLPDQPPVGPEFDPSNSEEDTDPEPDPAIDIKPVHRFIPDSWKNFFRGSNRSSKKAWSMPESSSNNNNSTTEGVRCSPPHSPSLPGSYRDPYGGSGSSYNSGKELLNGQDAHGSVSGHTQHTALTYSERVEEYHQRYGYMKSWAGLLRILGCVELLLGAAVFACVCAYIHKDNEWYNMFGYSSPGGGYGGGYGGGYGGMYGGSYYTGPKTPFVLVVAGLAWLVTVILLVLGMTMYYRTILLDSNWWPLTEFVLNLALAILYMAAAIVYVTDTNRGGLCFNPGFSNPVNGAFCRVEAGQTAAIIFLFVTMVVYLIGAIVCLKLWRHEAARRYQEQHGQQMVPSEMHVVQSLAVHDSAPAPRFPEQVQGSSVVPIQAAPKPFPPKVIQGAIPSGHIPKPVIVPDYLAKYPVIRSDEERDQYRAVFNDQYAEYKELHADVQATLKKFDEMDAMMRSLPQNPSTQMEVERIHRILQEYQKKKNDPTFLEKKERCEYLKSKLSHIKQRIQEYDKVMEWNDGFS; from the exons ATGTCCTATGGAGGAGGTTACCACGGACGCACTGAGCGTGTCCGCCAGTCGCCGCTTTATGACCAGGTTCCCCATGAGTCCTTACCCCTGGCCGAGTCGTACGACCTGCAGCCCCTGAAGGAGCAGAGGTCCCCACATCTGGCCAAGAGCGCCGACCCTCTCCCTCCTCCGCCTCTGCCGGACCAGCCCCCTGTCGGCCCCGAGTTCGACCCCAGCAACAGCGAGGAGGACACCGACCCAGAGCCGGACCCCGCCATTGACATCAAGCCAGTCCACCGGTTCATCCCCGACTCCTGGAAGAACTTCTTCCGAGGGAGCAACCGCAGCAGCAAGAAGGCGTGGTCCATGCCTGAGTCCtccagcaacaacaacaacagcaccaCCGAGGGGGTGCGTTGCTCCCCGCCGCACTCCCCGTCCCTCCCCGGGTCCTACCGGGACCCGTATGGCGGCTCCGGGAGCAGCTACAACTCCGGCAAGGAGCTTTTAAACGGACAGGACGCCCATGGGTCGGTGTCGGGCCACACGCAGCACACAGCTCTGACCTACAGCGAGCGGGTGGAGGAGTACCACCAGCGTTATGGCTACATGAAGTCGTGGGCGGGGCTGCTGAGGATCCTGGGCTgcgtggagctgctgctgggggCCGCTGTGTTCGCCTGCGTCTGCGCTTACATCCACAAAGACAATGAGTGGTACAACATGTTCGGCTACTCTTCTCCTGGAGGAGGATACGGAGGAGGATACGGAGGAGGATACGGGGGAATGTACGGAGGATCGTACTACACCGGGCCCAAGACTCCGTTTGTGTTGGTGGTGGCGGGACTGGCCTGGCTGGTGACGGTGATCCTGCTGGTGCTGGGGATGACCATGTACTACCGCACCATCCTGCTGGACTCCAACTGGTGGCCCCTGACCGAGTTCGTGTTAAACCTGGCTCTGGCCATACTATACATGGCAGCAG CCATTGTCTACGTCACAGACACCAATCGTGGAGGTCTCTGCTTCAACCCGGGCTTCAGCAACCCAGTAAATGGGGCCTTCTGCAGAGTAGAAGCCGGTCAGACCGCCgccatcatcttcctcttcgTCACCATGGTTGTGTATCTGATCGGGGCCATCGTTTGTCTCAAGCTGTGGAGGCACGAGGCCGCCCGCAGGTACCAGGAGCAGCACGGCCAGCAG ATGGTGCCTTCTGAGATGCATGTTGTGCAGTCACTT GCGGTTCACGATTCTGCTCCGGCCCCCAGATTCCCAGAGCAGGTCCAAGGCTCCTCGGTTGTTCCCATCCAAGCTGCACCCAAACCATTTCCTCCAAAGGTCATTCAGGGAGCCATACCGTCAGGTCATATCCCGAAGCCGGTCATTGTGCCTGATTATCTTGC GAAGTACCCAGTGATCCGGTCTGATGAAGAGCGGGACCAGTACCGAGCCGTGTTCAACGACCAGTACGCAGAGTACAAGGAGCTCCACGCCGACGTTCAGGCCACGCTGAAGAAGTTTGATGAGATGGACGCCATGATGCGCAGTCTGCCTCAGAACCCCAGCACCCAAATG GAGGTGGAGCGCATCCACAGGATTCTGCAGGAGtatcagaagaagaaaaat GACCCGACTTTCCTGGAAAAGAAGGAGCGTTGCGAGTATCTGAAGAGCAAACTGTCGCACATCAAACAGAGGATACAGGAATACGACAAAGTCATGGAGTGGAACGACGGATTCAGCTAA